A genomic region of Microlunatus sagamiharensis contains the following coding sequences:
- a CDS encoding methylenetetrahydrofolate reductase: MPGPAVVAARPRLSRPGRGPTVAQLLEAGERPLVSFELFPAKDAEQHRQLWTTIRELESLGPDFVSVTYGASGSTRDRTVSATQQIAEQTTLRPMAHLTAASQSRDELRHVVGAYASVGINHIMTIRGDMPGGPTVPWEAHPDGLANATELVSLVAGLGDFCIGVAAFPDLHPQTRDADLDARLLVAKQRAGASFAITQLFFTAERYFDLVARVRALGSDLPIIPGIMPVTRISQIERFADLSGAALPAFVTDRLHEVEHDPALVRAAGVDLATALSEELLAGGAPGLHFITMNRSPATREIYARLRSSLQRK, from the coding sequence GTGCCCGGGCCTGCTGTCGTCGCCGCGCGCCCGCGCCTCTCCCGCCCGGGCCGCGGTCCCACCGTCGCCCAGCTCCTCGAGGCGGGGGAGCGGCCGCTGGTGTCGTTCGAGCTGTTCCCGGCGAAGGACGCGGAGCAGCACCGCCAGCTCTGGACGACGATCCGCGAGCTCGAGTCGCTGGGCCCCGACTTCGTCTCGGTGACGTACGGGGCGTCCGGCTCGACCCGCGACCGCACGGTCAGCGCGACGCAGCAGATCGCCGAGCAGACGACGCTGCGCCCGATGGCCCACCTCACCGCGGCGAGCCAGAGCCGCGACGAGCTGCGCCACGTCGTGGGGGCGTACGCCTCGGTCGGCATCAACCACATCATGACGATCCGTGGCGACATGCCGGGCGGGCCGACGGTCCCCTGGGAGGCGCACCCCGACGGTCTCGCCAACGCGACCGAGCTGGTCTCGCTGGTCGCCGGGCTCGGCGACTTCTGCATCGGGGTGGCCGCCTTCCCCGACCTGCACCCGCAGACCCGCGACGCCGACCTCGACGCGCGGCTCCTGGTCGCCAAGCAGCGCGCGGGCGCCAGCTTCGCCATCACGCAGCTGTTCTTCACCGCGGAGCGCTACTTCGACCTCGTGGCGCGCGTGCGGGCGCTGGGCAGCGACCTGCCGATCATCCCCGGGATCATGCCCGTGACCCGCATCAGCCAGATCGAGCGGTTCGCCGACCTGTCGGGTGCCGCGCTGCCCGCCTTCGTCACCGACCGGCTCCACGAGGTGGAGCACGACCCGGCGCTCGTCCGGGCCGCGGGGGTCGACCTGGCGACGGCGCTGTCGGAGGAGCTGCTCGCCGGCGGGGCCCCCGGGCTGCACTTCATCACCATGAACCGCTCGCCCGCGACGCGTGAGATCTACGCCCGGCTGCGTTCTTCTCTGCAACGCAAATAA
- a CDS encoding polyprenyl synthetase family protein, whose translation MPAVRDVLDPADPVSASFRRAVSARVAAFVQRQAPVLEPMGVELAAVRTMAAELLDGGKRLRPAFAAWGFVAAAGRPAEDGLGALLDAAASFDLLHASALVHDDVMDSSDVRRGRPAAHRRFEALHDEAGWLGDGPGFGRAGAILLGDLLIMWSAQLLGEAGLADDARRRAQPLVDRMRTEVTCGQYLDMLVQAQPLTRWLPEVDGRVDLRVALADVDRVTEHKSARYTVVRPLQAGAAIGGADDRLLERLAAYGSPLGRAFQLRDDLLGVFGDPAVTGKPAGDDLREGKRTAIVAHAYARTDDAGRGLLVALLGDPDLGPDGVARLQELVQSSGAAAEVEATIEAAYEESLAALETAEVTDEGREALRALADAAVRRAF comes from the coding sequence GTGCCCGCGGTCCGAGACGTCCTCGACCCGGCCGACCCCGTCTCGGCGTCGTTCCGACGCGCCGTGTCCGCCCGCGTTGCCGCCTTCGTGCAGCGCCAGGCCCCCGTCCTCGAGCCGATGGGCGTCGAGCTCGCCGCGGTCCGGACCATGGCCGCGGAGCTGCTGGACGGCGGCAAGCGGCTGCGTCCCGCGTTCGCGGCGTGGGGGTTCGTGGCCGCGGCCGGCCGGCCCGCCGAGGACGGGCTGGGGGCGCTCCTCGACGCCGCCGCGAGCTTCGACCTGCTGCACGCCAGCGCGCTCGTGCACGACGACGTCATGGACTCCTCGGACGTGCGGCGCGGCCGGCCCGCGGCCCACCGCCGCTTCGAGGCGCTGCACGACGAGGCGGGCTGGCTCGGGGACGGCCCCGGCTTCGGCCGGGCCGGCGCGATCCTGCTCGGCGACCTGCTGATCATGTGGTCGGCGCAGCTGCTGGGCGAGGCCGGCCTCGCCGACGACGCTCGCCGGCGGGCGCAGCCCCTGGTCGACCGGATGCGCACCGAGGTGACCTGCGGGCAGTACCTCGACATGCTCGTGCAGGCCCAGCCGCTCACCCGGTGGCTGCCCGAGGTCGACGGCCGCGTCGACCTGCGCGTGGCGCTCGCCGACGTCGACCGCGTCACCGAGCACAAGTCGGCCCGCTACACCGTGGTGCGGCCGCTGCAGGCCGGCGCCGCGATCGGCGGGGCGGACGACCGCCTGCTCGAGCGCCTCGCCGCGTACGGGTCGCCGCTCGGGCGGGCCTTCCAGCTCCGCGACGACCTGCTCGGCGTGTTCGGCGACCCGGCGGTCACGGGCAAGCCGGCCGGGGACGACCTGCGCGAGGGCAAGCGGACCGCGATCGTCGCCCACGCGTACGCCCGCACCGACGACGCCGGGCGCGGGCTCCTCGTCGCGCTGCTCGGCGACCCTGACCTCGGGCCCGACGGCGTCGCCCGGCTCCAGGAGCTCGTCCAGTCCTCGGGCGCCGCCGCCGAGGTCGAGGCGACCATCGAGGCCGCGTACGAGGAGTCGCTCGCCGCGCTGGAGACCGCCGAGGTCACCGACGAGGGCCGCGAGGCCCTGCGGGCGCTCGCCGACGCCGCGGTGCGCCGGGCCTTCTAG
- a CDS encoding response regulator gives MTISVFLVDDQDLVRSGLALVVASQPDLEVVGQARDGAEAVAQLRRTPADVVLMDVRMPRMDGVEATRLITRGQPAGEPPRVLVLTTFDLDEHAFAALQAGASGFLLKDAPPEDLLAAIRTVHLGETVVAPSTTRRLVERYATATASRGPRAEDAKVVAGLTDREREVLGAIARGRSNPEIAQDLFVSEATVKTHVGRLLAKTGRRDRVALVILAYAAGLAAAD, from the coding sequence GTGACGATCTCGGTCTTCCTCGTCGACGACCAGGACCTCGTGCGCTCGGGCCTCGCCCTGGTCGTGGCCTCCCAGCCCGACCTCGAGGTCGTGGGCCAGGCGCGCGACGGCGCCGAGGCCGTCGCCCAGCTCCGGAGGACGCCGGCCGACGTGGTCCTCATGGACGTCCGGATGCCGCGCATGGACGGGGTCGAGGCGACGCGGCTGATCACCCGCGGCCAGCCCGCGGGGGAGCCGCCGCGGGTGCTCGTGCTCACCACGTTCGACCTCGACGAGCACGCCTTCGCCGCGCTGCAGGCCGGGGCGTCCGGCTTCCTGCTCAAGGACGCGCCGCCGGAGGACCTGCTCGCGGCGATCCGTACGGTCCACCTCGGCGAGACGGTCGTCGCTCCCAGCACGACCCGGCGCCTGGTCGAGCGCTACGCGACGGCCACCGCGAGCCGCGGGCCCCGCGCCGAGGACGCGAAGGTCGTGGCCGGGCTCACCGACCGCGAGCGCGAGGTGCTGGGCGCCATCGCCCGAGGTCGCAGCAACCCCGAGATCGCGCAGGACCTGTTCGTGTCCGAGGCCACGGTGAAGACCCACGTCGGCCGGCTCCTCGCCAAGACCGGCCGGCGCGACCGGGTGGCGCTCGTGATCCTCGCCTACGCCGCCGGGCTCGCCGCCGCGGACTGA
- a CDS encoding sensor histidine kinase: MPLVTELERPRATPDARIVVADVALAVLAVGSSAVLLKVLSPRADAGDWVFVVLVALPLALRRTVPRTTAALVGLAAAVQVLVGSPVGFHDAAVLVALATVTGWTTRRTGLVVLALAALLVGLAALTPWWAYLDSRLGPATGTTHVLTTLGALVLLLAAWAYGEQTRRARAGAEAVRERAALAEREREQQAELAAAAERARIAREMHDVVVHGLSVMVVQAEGARYALPESAATSREALAQVAQTGRTALGEMRQLLGLLRAAPAGTAAGGGGPVPGLDDLDALVEQARSAGAAVSVRRRGDLARVAPVVGLTAYRVVQEGLTNARRHGGDRVEVVLEVEGEELVVQVHDEGNGGPAAGSGTPGFGLTGLQERVAAVGGRAAAGPAPAGGFTVRACLPLRPGGAS, encoded by the coding sequence GTGCCGCTGGTGACCGAGCTCGAGCGCCCCCGCGCGACGCCGGACGCCCGGATCGTCGTCGCGGACGTGGCCCTGGCCGTGCTCGCCGTCGGCTCGTCCGCGGTCCTGCTCAAGGTGCTCTCGCCGCGCGCGGACGCCGGGGACTGGGTCTTCGTCGTGCTCGTCGCGCTGCCCCTGGCCCTGCGCCGCACCGTGCCGCGCACGACCGCGGCCCTGGTCGGCCTCGCCGCCGCCGTCCAGGTCCTGGTGGGCTCGCCCGTCGGGTTCCACGACGCCGCCGTGCTCGTCGCGCTGGCGACGGTGACGGGCTGGACGACCCGGCGTACGGGGCTGGTCGTCCTCGCGCTCGCGGCCCTGCTGGTCGGGCTCGCCGCGCTGACCCCGTGGTGGGCCTACCTCGACTCCCGCCTCGGACCCGCGACCGGCACGACCCACGTCCTCACGACCCTCGGGGCGCTGGTGCTGCTGCTGGCCGCGTGGGCGTACGGGGAGCAGACGCGGCGGGCGCGCGCCGGTGCGGAAGCCGTCCGCGAGCGCGCGGCGCTCGCCGAGCGGGAGCGCGAGCAGCAGGCGGAGCTGGCCGCCGCGGCCGAACGGGCGCGCATCGCGCGCGAGATGCACGACGTCGTCGTCCACGGGCTGTCGGTGATGGTGGTGCAGGCCGAGGGCGCCCGCTACGCGCTGCCCGAGTCCGCCGCGACCTCCCGCGAGGCCCTCGCGCAGGTCGCGCAGACCGGGCGCACCGCGCTCGGCGAGATGCGCCAGCTGCTCGGCCTGCTGCGCGCGGCGCCGGCCGGGACCGCGGCCGGCGGCGGAGGGCCCGTGCCGGGCCTCGACGACCTGGACGCGTTGGTCGAGCAGGCCCGGTCGGCCGGCGCCGCGGTGTCGGTACGCCGTCGCGGCGACCTCGCCCGGGTGGCCCCGGTGGTCGGGCTCACCGCGTACCGGGTCGTGCAGGAGGGTCTGACGAACGCGCGCCGCCACGGCGGGGACCGCGTCGAGGTCGTGCTCGAGGTCGAGGGGGAGGAGCTGGTGGTGCAGGTCCACGACGAGGGGAACGGTGGTCCGGCCGCCGGGTCGGGGACGCCGGGGTTCGGGCTGACCGGGCTGCAGGAGCGCGTGGCCGCGGTGGGTGGTCGCGCTGCGGCCGGACCGGCGCCCGCGGGTGGGTTCACGGTGCGGGCCTGCCTGCCGCTGCGGCCGGGCGGTGCGTCGTGA
- a CDS encoding ClpP family protease, whose protein sequence is MSDDDTTDPQSALDRGLYQLLLERRTLVLGEPLEQRNSNRLCHALLLLAAEDPQADIALLINSPGGSVPGMLAIRDCMRTIPNDVATVNLGMAYSAGQFLLSSGTRGKRWCMPHAKVLLHQGSAGIGGSAMDIAIQADDLRHTRDTVLGLIAADTGQPVEQVERDSQRDRWFTAEEALAYGFVDAVVERLDDVLPGRRRPVGMGVAR, encoded by the coding sequence ATGAGCGACGACGACACGACCGACCCGCAGTCCGCGCTGGACCGCGGGCTCTACCAGCTGCTGCTCGAACGGCGCACCCTCGTGCTGGGCGAACCCCTCGAGCAGCGCAACAGCAACCGCCTCTGCCACGCCCTCCTGCTGCTCGCGGCCGAGGACCCGCAGGCCGACATCGCCCTGCTGATCAACTCCCCCGGCGGCTCGGTGCCGGGGATGCTGGCGATCCGCGACTGCATGCGCACGATCCCCAACGACGTCGCGACCGTGAACCTCGGCATGGCCTACAGCGCCGGGCAGTTCCTGCTGTCGTCGGGCACGCGCGGCAAGCGCTGGTGCATGCCGCACGCCAAGGTGCTGCTGCACCAGGGCTCGGCCGGGATCGGCGGCTCGGCGATGGACATCGCCATCCAGGCCGACGACCTGCGCCACACCCGCGACACGGTGCTCGGCCTCATCGCCGCCGACACCGGCCAGCCCGTCGAGCAGGTGGAGCGCGACTCGCAGCGCGACCGGTGGTTCACCGCGGAGGAGGCGCTGGCGTACGGGTTCGTCGACGCGGTCGTCGAACGCCTCGACGACGTGCTGCCCGGCCGGCGTCGCCCCGTCGGGATGGGGGTCGCGCGATGA
- a CDS encoding ClpP family protease — MSSYAIPYVTLQTTRGERTVDVYSRLLADRIVYLGTGIDDGVANAVIAQLLHLENESAELPVSLYVNSPGGSIPATLAIYDAMQFIRPAVETTCVGQAAATAALLLAGGTPGRRSILPHGRVLIHAPAAEGRGTVPDLILEADEVARVRAQQEEILAAHTHRSTAQVREDTERDLVLDAQAAVRYGVVDLVLPSREP; from the coding sequence ATGAGCAGCTACGCCATCCCGTACGTCACCCTCCAGACCACCCGCGGCGAGCGGACGGTCGACGTCTACAGCCGGCTGCTCGCCGACCGGATCGTCTACCTCGGCACGGGCATCGACGACGGCGTCGCCAACGCGGTGATCGCCCAGCTGCTGCACCTGGAGAACGAGAGCGCCGAGCTCCCGGTGTCGCTCTACGTCAACTCCCCGGGCGGCTCGATCCCGGCGACGCTGGCGATCTACGACGCCATGCAGTTCATCCGGCCGGCCGTCGAGACGACCTGCGTCGGGCAGGCGGCGGCCACCGCCGCGCTGCTGCTCGCCGGCGGGACGCCCGGGCGGCGCAGCATCCTGCCCCACGGCCGGGTGCTGATCCACGCCCCCGCCGCCGAGGGGCGCGGGACCGTGCCCGACCTCATCCTCGAGGCCGACGAGGTGGCCCGCGTCCGGGCGCAGCAGGAGGAGATCCTCGCCGCGCACACGCACCGGAGCACCGCGCAGGTGCGCGAGGACACCGAGCGCGACCTCGTCCTCGACGCGCAGGCGGCGGTCCGCTACGGCGTCGTGGACCTGGTGCTCCCCTCCCGCGAGCCCTGA
- a CDS encoding helix-turn-helix domain-containing protein — protein sequence MTTVVPFPRRREPEPTRPEPLWREVVGAQLREERRRRGERIADVAARAGVSPQYLSEIERGRKDPSSEVLAALSGALGLRVLDLTQRSSGRLAARAVSVGRPTGPVALAA from the coding sequence ATGACGACGGTGGTCCCCTTCCCGCGCCGGCGCGAGCCAGAGCCCACCCGGCCCGAACCGCTGTGGCGCGAGGTCGTGGGCGCCCAGCTGCGCGAGGAGCGACGCCGGCGCGGCGAGCGCATCGCCGACGTCGCCGCCCGGGCCGGCGTCTCCCCGCAGTACCTCTCCGAGATCGAGCGCGGTCGGAAGGACCCGTCCTCGGAGGTCCTGGCGGCGCTGTCCGGCGCGCTCGGGCTGCGCGTGCTCGACCTGACCCAGCGCTCGTCGGGCCGCCTGGCCGCGCGCGCGGTCTCTGTCGGCCGCCCGACCGGACCGGTCGCCCTCGCCGCCTGA
- a CDS encoding isocitrate lyase/PEP mutase family protein, which yields MTDLATRAKTLLDLHTAPEVLVLANVWDVVSARTVAAVEGVKALATASHSIAATFGYEDGENIPLELHLDMVRRIVSDTGLPVSMDFEAGYGDAGATARRAIEVGVVGGNLEDQMKPLDEAVAAVEAVLAAGRDAGIDFVLNARTDAVVRAGDTPRPQVIDEVIRRGQAFLAAGAPVVFVPGLLARDEIKTVAEAFGPQKLTVISVPGASLPTSELQELGVARVSTGPFTQRVALTALQDAAATVIGGGTLPEGTRALN from the coding sequence ATGACCGACCTCGCGACACGCGCCAAGACCCTGCTGGACCTCCACACCGCCCCGGAGGTGCTCGTCCTCGCCAACGTCTGGGACGTGGTCTCCGCGCGTACCGTCGCCGCGGTCGAGGGCGTGAAGGCCCTCGCGACCGCCAGCCACTCGATCGCCGCGACCTTCGGCTACGAGGACGGGGAGAACATCCCCCTCGAGCTGCACCTCGACATGGTCCGCCGGATCGTCTCCGACACTGGCCTGCCCGTGTCGATGGACTTCGAGGCCGGCTACGGCGACGCGGGCGCGACCGCGCGCCGCGCGATCGAGGTCGGCGTCGTGGGCGGCAACCTCGAGGACCAGATGAAGCCGCTCGACGAGGCCGTCGCCGCGGTCGAGGCCGTCCTCGCCGCCGGGCGCGACGCGGGCATCGACTTCGTGCTCAACGCCCGCACCGACGCCGTCGTCCGTGCCGGTGACACCCCGCGTCCGCAGGTCATCGACGAGGTGATCCGCCGCGGTCAGGCCTTCCTCGCCGCCGGCGCCCCCGTCGTCTTCGTCCCCGGCCTCCTCGCCCGGGACGAGATCAAGACGGTCGCCGAGGCCTTCGGCCCGCAGAAGCTGACGGTGATCAGCGTCCCCGGCGCCTCGCTCCCCACCAGCGAGCTGCAGGAGCTCGGCGTCGCCCGCGTCTCCACCGGCCCCTTCACCCAGCGCGTCGCGCTGACCGCCCTTCAGGACGCGGCCGCGACGGTCATCGGCGGCGGCACGCTCCCCGAGGGGACCCGCGCGCTGAACTGA
- a CDS encoding ester cyclase, which produces MTDVAANHDDVVALYERYLAACNAHRLDLVAELVSDEVGGSGVDDGLAPYLRRIEVVLEAFPDYHWDLQQRVVEGDTVVARLIGRGTHTGTFDGIAPTGRSVATQELVIYRFVQGKIVGCWGDLFPVVRDALTTTGTVTT; this is translated from the coding sequence ATGACCGACGTGGCAGCGAACCATGACGACGTCGTCGCCCTGTACGAGCGCTACCTCGCCGCGTGCAACGCCCACCGGCTGGACCTGGTGGCCGAGCTGGTCTCCGACGAGGTCGGCGGGTCGGGCGTGGACGACGGGCTCGCGCCGTACCTGCGCCGCATCGAGGTCGTGCTCGAGGCCTTCCCCGACTACCACTGGGACCTGCAGCAACGCGTCGTCGAGGGCGACACCGTCGTCGCGCGGCTCATCGGGCGCGGGACGCACACCGGGACGTTCGACGGCATCGCCCCGACCGGGCGCAGCGTCGCGACGCAGGAGCTGGTGATCTACCGCTTCGTGCAGGGCAAGATCGTCGGCTGCTGGGGCGACCTCTTCCCCGTGGTCCGCGATGCCCTGACGACCACCGGGACCGTCACGACCTGA